One window of Tindallia californiensis genomic DNA carries:
- a CDS encoding DUF4321 domain-containing protein, which yields MNKHKNIGWLFITIVTGVLIGSLIGSLLGKALPILTFGPGPLGINNVSADFGIVVFNFSFMIYLNLAGLIGLILAIILFKKI from the coding sequence ATGAACAAACATAAAAATATAGGCTGGTTATTCATAACAATTGTTACTGGTGTGTTGATTGGCAGCCTTATAGGGTCCTTATTAGGTAAAGCGTTACCAATCTTAACTTTCGGACCTGGTCCGTTAGGAATAAACAATGTGTCTGCAGATTTTGGAATAGTGGTATTTAATTTTTCTTTCATGATATACTTAAATCTTGCCGGATTAATCGGTCTTATTTTAGCTATTATTTTGTTCAAAAAAATATAA
- the radC gene encoding RadC family protein, which produces MTTSKYSVTIKQMPETERPREKMLLEGPQTLSNAELIGIILSSGTHNQTAIDIGKMILCQNKEGLAYLRNCTMQELMNIKGIGPAKAAQIVAAAELGKRMSINARNIRYQIKCPEDISRLVMEDLRYLNKEMFKIILLNTKNEVISIENISVGSLNASIVHPREVFLPAIRKSSSSIILLHNHPSGDPTPSREDKNITQRLVESGNLLGISVLDHVIIGDNIYISLRESDENLFLQ; this is translated from the coding sequence ATGACGACTAGCAAATATTCTGTAACCATAAAACAAATGCCTGAAACGGAAAGGCCAAGAGAAAAAATGCTACTTGAAGGACCGCAAACTCTTTCTAATGCTGAATTAATTGGTATTATTCTCTCAAGTGGAACCCATAATCAAACAGCGATTGATATAGGGAAAATGATATTATGTCAGAATAAGGAAGGATTGGCTTATTTACGAAACTGCACCATGCAAGAATTAATGAACATAAAAGGAATTGGACCAGCAAAAGCTGCACAGATTGTTGCTGCGGCAGAGCTGGGAAAAAGAATGTCTATTAATGCTCGTAATATAAGGTATCAGATAAAATGCCCTGAAGACATTAGTCGTCTTGTGATGGAAGATCTCAGGTATCTTAATAAAGAAATGTTTAAGATAATACTGTTGAATACAAAGAATGAAGTAATTAGTATCGAAAATATTTCCGTAGGTAGTTTAAATGCGTCTATTGTACATCCACGGGAAGTTTTTTTACCAGCGATTCGAAAGAGTAGTTCTTCAATCATTTTACTTCATAATCATCCAAGTGGTGATCCAACACCAAGTAGAGAAGATAAAAATATAACGCAACGACTTGTTGAATCAGGTAATTTACTTGGGATATCTGTGCTTGATCATGTTATTATTGGTGACAATATATATATTAGTTTAAGGGAGTCTGATGAAAATCTATTTCTACAGTAA
- the mreC gene encoding rod shape-determining protein MreC, whose protein sequence is MKVILKPALVHIITRMNRDGEKMINMNERNKVPIFIAITVIVLIMIIGFTSQQRERLTPVERFVGDVFMPVQRLVSKTYFTIEEQVRTVVRSGTIKNENHDLRREIEKYQSELVEIQLKKDELHELRELKQTLNSIDRVNVSDPITANVIGSSDGNWFQMFTIDAGESKGVGVNSVVIGSGGLIGRVYETGNHWSKVISIIDNSSSVSFQILRNSDLQGIVSGSIDNTLSGYLFDPEADIVVGDRLITSGIGLYPKGIVIGEIKEITTSSDQLLQNIEVKPAVNFNRMDKVMVINPKTYLE, encoded by the coding sequence ATGAAAGTGATTTTAAAACCAGCTTTAGTACACATAATAACAAGAATGAATAGAGACGGTGAAAAAATGATCAATATGAATGAACGAAATAAAGTGCCGATATTTATAGCGATAACAGTTATAGTACTCATTATGATAATCGGCTTTACTTCTCAGCAAAGAGAACGTTTAACGCCTGTGGAAAGGTTTGTAGGAGATGTTTTTATGCCAGTTCAGAGGTTGGTAAGTAAAACATATTTTACGATCGAAGAGCAAGTAAGAACGGTGGTTCGGTCGGGAACAATAAAAAATGAGAATCATGATCTGCGAAGAGAAATAGAAAAATATCAATCAGAGTTAGTTGAAATACAGCTTAAAAAAGATGAACTTCATGAACTTAGAGAATTGAAACAAACACTTAACAGCATTGATCGTGTTAATGTTTCAGATCCTATTACAGCAAATGTTATTGGAAGTAGTGATGGGAATTGGTTTCAAATGTTCACCATTGATGCTGGTGAAAGTAAAGGCGTTGGAGTAAACAGTGTGGTTATTGGTTCCGGTGGGCTTATAGGTCGTGTGTATGAAACTGGGAACCATTGGTCAAAGGTTATTTCAATTATTGATAACAGTAGCTCTGTTAGTTTTCAAATATTAAGAAATAGTGATCTCCAAGGGATTGTATCCGGAAGTATTGATAACACTTTAAGTGGCTATCTTTTTGATCCTGAGGCTGATATAGTTGTGGGTGATCGATTGATTACTTCAGGTATTGGGTTATATCCTAAAGGTATTGTAATAGGTGAAATTAAAGAAATAACCACCAGTTCTGATCAGTTACTTCAAAATATTGAGGTTAAACCAGCTGTTAACTTTAATCGGATGGATAAAGTCATGGTCATTAATCCAAAAACATATTTGGAATAG
- the mreD gene encoding rod shape-determining protein MreD, with protein MRKIFLSLFFFSSIVLESTFFSYIQILGVVPNITMILVICFALYYEEKNGAIIGFSAGIIKDIIIGRLVGISALTFMAIGFLVGYYNRKVFAENITTPFVLTVLCTLLHESIMLMVLFLGGHPMQFGMIINRVYLYQTLLNALVAIPIYVMISQVLNSHFLRKSY; from the coding sequence ATGCGAAAAATATTTTTGAGTTTATTCTTTTTTTCTAGCATCGTTTTAGAATCTACCTTTTTCTCCTACATACAAATTTTAGGCGTGGTTCCGAATATAACCATGATACTAGTGATTTGCTTTGCGCTTTATTATGAAGAGAAAAATGGGGCAATCATAGGTTTTTCGGCTGGAATTATTAAAGATATCATCATAGGAAGGCTAGTGGGAATAAGTGCATTGACATTTATGGCAATTGGTTTTTTAGTAGGTTATTATAATCGAAAAGTTTTTGCAGAAAACATAACCACCCCTTTTGTATTGACAGTCCTTTGTACGCTTCTTCATGAAAGTATTATGTTGATGGTGCTCTTTTTAGGAGGACATCCCATGCAGTTTGGTATGATCATCAATAGGGTTTATTTATATCAAACACTCTTAAATGCATTGGTTGCTATACCAATCTATGTGATGATAAGTCAAGTGCTAAATAGTCATTTTCTAAGAAAATCTTACTAA
- a CDS encoding penicillin-binding transpeptidase domain-containing protein, which translates to MNLKETKTRFLLMTVMILLFFLIIIFRLASLMIAEGETHREYAENRIVKSLPINAPRGEIRDRYGRLLAGNRPSFSVEISKNEMIDDSINEISAELTRIFNANDDQYIDDFPIIMTEHGHIFEFDQKIEQWKEDYDIPPRYNAKETFDFLRIRYEIDESDPIDVQQRLLAIPELTVPISIRTWKFTEEMRKEQWFDQMRIPDDLERASEVFEWLRNEKFLIPKNYSDHRARDIMAIREQIETQLPGFMQYQPIKVAQDISSASVSLIEEMSYELPGVNIVVEPVRTYPNKSAAAHILGNLGKISDQSEIEYYINEKGYLPSDIIGKTGIEHKFESQLKGKDGSQRVMVDSRGRLVRVLEKEEATPGDTIQLTIDMEFQKRVEEILEDVLKTIQTGGTYQTPWGTNDLVSRQGPRKNATSGSVVVTDVKTGEILAMANYPAYDPNLFVTGISNDDWEKVMPENPRDPLAPRPLLNIAMSTAVQPGSTYKMLTGLAAIDNGLSPNYRILDRGYIQVGEHSFGNWLWNQSRQTMGYQNLYEAIADSNNYYFYSIANAYDYSRNRPLPYNMDVETLIEYAHMFGLNDATGIEIERPREQRGGVPNPESKLRMTKAVLRNHLNRLLTEEDFEPELIESNSETISEAIEFLVDMAEVNPPRYEVYQYVREVGIKESRANAITDLVKYSYYNQANWSIADTMNFSIGQGSHAYTPLQMTNYMAMVANGGTRNPLTVVKNSSSRDESEAIPLNNPDNLLHIHRGMYEATVSGGARRYFQDFPIKVAAKTGTAQREGKIPPIDEVEYLLENLRRFNVDKSSVIEETERLMDENRDQHQYQDKGYAMRRAIRNLNPSLTNRDLDEYKEDYDNFSWFTGFAPYEDPEIAISVLIFQGGAGGYGAPVFREVVAEYMGLNVENKNDNHMLNSFMTR; encoded by the coding sequence ATGAATTTGAAAGAAACAAAAACACGTTTTTTATTGATGACTGTTATGATACTATTGTTTTTTCTAATCATTATCTTTCGCTTGGCAAGTTTAATGATTGCAGAAGGTGAAACGCATCGGGAATACGCAGAGAATAGAATTGTCAAAAGCTTACCAATCAATGCGCCTAGAGGAGAAATAAGGGATCGTTATGGCAGACTTTTGGCTGGAAATCGGCCAAGTTTTTCAGTGGAAATATCAAAAAATGAAATGATTGATGATAGCATTAATGAAATTAGCGCAGAATTGACACGAATATTTAATGCTAACGATGATCAATACATCGATGACTTTCCAATTATCATGACAGAACATGGGCATATTTTTGAGTTTGATCAAAAGATCGAACAATGGAAAGAAGACTACGACATTCCACCGAGATACAATGCGAAAGAAACATTTGATTTTTTACGAATTCGATATGAAATAGATGAATCAGACCCTATAGATGTACAACAGCGACTTTTGGCTATTCCGGAGCTAACAGTTCCAATTTCTATCAGAACATGGAAGTTTACTGAAGAAATGAGGAAAGAGCAATGGTTTGATCAAATGCGCATACCTGATGATTTAGAAAGGGCTTCAGAAGTTTTTGAATGGCTAAGAAATGAAAAATTTCTTATTCCAAAGAACTACTCAGATCATAGAGCGAGAGACATTATGGCAATAAGAGAGCAAATTGAGACACAGCTACCGGGGTTTATGCAATATCAACCAATTAAAGTGGCGCAAGACATTTCATCTGCATCCGTAAGCCTCATTGAAGAAATGAGTTATGAGTTGCCAGGAGTGAATATTGTTGTTGAACCAGTAAGAACATATCCAAATAAAAGCGCAGCTGCTCATATCCTTGGAAATCTGGGAAAGATATCAGACCAAAGTGAAATTGAGTACTATATTAATGAAAAAGGTTACTTACCAAGTGATATTATAGGTAAAACCGGTATCGAACATAAATTCGAAAGTCAGTTAAAAGGTAAAGATGGTTCTCAGCGTGTCATGGTAGATTCTAGAGGAAGACTTGTAAGGGTATTGGAAAAAGAAGAAGCAACTCCCGGTGATACAATCCAATTAACAATAGATATGGAATTTCAGAAGCGTGTGGAAGAAATACTGGAAGACGTTCTAAAAACAATTCAAACAGGAGGAACCTATCAAACACCTTGGGGAACGAATGACTTGGTAAGTAGACAGGGTCCAAGAAAAAATGCAACATCAGGTTCGGTTGTTGTAACAGATGTTAAAACTGGCGAGATACTTGCTATGGCTAATTATCCAGCCTACGACCCCAATCTTTTTGTTACAGGTATCAGTAATGATGACTGGGAAAAAGTAATGCCGGAAAACCCAAGAGATCCTTTGGCACCAAGGCCTTTACTGAATATCGCTATGTCAACGGCTGTGCAGCCAGGTTCAACGTATAAAATGCTAACAGGATTAGCGGCAATAGATAATGGCTTAAGTCCCAACTACCGAATATTGGATCGTGGATATATTCAAGTAGGAGAGCATTCTTTTGGAAACTGGCTGTGGAATCAAAGTAGACAGACCATGGGTTATCAAAATTTATATGAAGCGATCGCCGATTCAAATAATTACTACTTTTATTCGATTGCTAACGCTTATGATTACAGTAGAAACAGACCCTTGCCCTATAATATGGATGTAGAAACATTAATAGAATATGCACATATGTTTGGACTTAATGATGCAACAGGTATAGAAATTGAACGACCGAGAGAACAAAGAGGCGGGGTGCCAAATCCTGAATCAAAGCTTAGAATGACCAAAGCAGTGCTACGAAATCACTTAAATAGATTGTTGACCGAGGAAGATTTTGAGCCAGAGTTAATTGAGAGCAACTCTGAAACCATAAGCGAGGCAATTGAATTTTTAGTCGATATGGCGGAAGTGAATCCACCACGATATGAGGTTTACCAATATGTAAGAGAGGTTGGCATAAAAGAAAGCAGAGCGAATGCTATCACAGATCTTGTAAAGTATAGCTACTATAATCAGGCAAACTGGAGTATTGCTGACACAATGAATTTTTCTATAGGTCAGGGAAGTCATGCTTATACACCTCTTCAAATGACAAACTATATGGCAATGGTAGCAAATGGTGGTACTAGAAATCCGTTAACCGTTGTTAAAAACAGTTCTTCTAGGGATGAAAGTGAAGCAATACCCCTGAATAACCCTGACAATTTGCTCCACATACACAGAGGGATGTACGAAGCAACAGTTAGTGGCGGTGCCAGACGCTATTTTCAAGATTTTCCCATTAAAGTAGCCGCTAAAACAGGCACTGCTCAACGTGAAGGTAAAATTCCGCCGATAGATGAGGTGGAATACTTATTGGAGAATTTACGACGCTTTAATGTGGATAAGTCCTCTGTGATCGAAGAGACAGAAAGACTAATGGATGAAAATCGTGATCAACATCAGTATCAGGATAAAGGTTATGCAATGCGAAGAGCGATAAGAAATTTAAATCCATCGTTAACCAACCGAGACTTGGATGAATACAAAGAAGATTATGATAATTTTTCCTGGTTTACTGGTTTTGCTCCCTATGAAGATCCCGAAATTGCTATTTCTGTATTAATCTTTCAAGGTGGTGCTGGTGGCTATGGCGCACCAGTCTTTAGAGAAGTTGTAGCGGAATATATGGGATTAAACGTCGAGAATAAAAACGACAATCATATGCTGAATAGCTTTATGACACGCTAA
- the minC gene encoding septum site-determining protein MinC: MINKDGKIELKGTGEGLVIKVHVDGNLEPVKEMIQSKIEENPSFYTKATLAELTCEYLLPKAHDELKQWLFDRYQMIPPQKKRKKLLEESSLDSSVNLEPIEWDKRLHQEKTNDTKFVEGTVRSGQKIHSSGNIVVLGDVNPGAELVAKGNIVVMGSFRGIAHAGSEGDEDAFVAALVLQPTQLRIHQVITRSPDGDLEKSKTPEVARLKDNAICVEPFFIKNYG, from the coding sequence ATGATAAATAAAGATGGTAAAATAGAATTGAAAGGTACAGGAGAGGGTTTAGTCATCAAAGTGCATGTTGATGGCAATCTCGAACCAGTAAAAGAAATGATACAAAGTAAAATAGAAGAGAACCCTTCTTTTTATACAAAAGCTACATTAGCAGAACTTACCTGCGAATATTTATTGCCTAAGGCTCATGATGAGCTTAAACAGTGGCTATTTGATAGATATCAGATGATTCCTCCGCAAAAAAAAAGAAAAAAACTTTTGGAAGAATCTTCTTTGGATTCCAGTGTAAATTTGGAACCAATTGAATGGGACAAAAGATTACACCAAGAAAAAACGAATGATACAAAATTTGTAGAAGGAACAGTTAGATCCGGACAAAAAATACATAGTTCGGGCAATATTGTTGTATTAGGAGATGTAAATCCAGGAGCTGAATTAGTGGCAAAAGGCAATATTGTTGTTATGGGAAGCTTTAGAGGAATCGCACATGCCGGTTCTGAAGGGGATGAGGACGCTTTTGTTGCGGCACTAGTTCTCCAACCAACACAGCTTAGGATTCATCAAGTAATTACCAGATCACCAGATGGAGATCTGGAAAAATCAAAAACACCTGAAGTTGCTCGATTAAAGGATAATGCAATTTGTGTGGAACCTTTTTTTATTAAAAACTATGGATAA
- the minD gene encoding septum site-determining protein MinD: protein MGEVLVITSGKGGVGKTTTTANLGTGLAQMGKKVVVIDADIGLRNLDVVLGLENRIVYDLVDVVEGTCRLRQALIKDKRLPELYLLPAAQTRDKNAINPEQMESLHTDLKEIFDFILVDCPAGIEQGFKNAIAGADRALVVTTPEISAVRDADRIIGLLEASEIRNPKLIVNRLKIDMVKRGDMMNIEDMLDILAIDLLGVIPDDPEIVISTNRGEPVVTKPNSCAGQAYNNIAKRICGEDVPLLDLETQEGFIYKLRKMFGVAK from the coding sequence ATGGGAGAAGTATTAGTTATTACATCAGGAAAAGGTGGTGTTGGTAAAACAACGACTACTGCCAATTTAGGAACAGGCTTAGCTCAGATGGGGAAAAAAGTAGTTGTGATAGATGCGGACATAGGTCTTAGAAATTTGGACGTAGTTCTTGGTTTAGAAAATCGAATTGTTTATGATTTAGTAGATGTGGTAGAAGGGACGTGTAGGCTTAGGCAAGCTCTCATAAAAGATAAAAGACTTCCGGAACTATATTTACTTCCGGCAGCGCAAACTCGTGATAAAAACGCCATTAATCCTGAACAAATGGAATCACTTCATACAGATTTGAAAGAAATATTTGATTTTATTTTAGTAGATTGTCCGGCAGGCATTGAACAAGGATTTAAAAATGCTATAGCAGGAGCTGATAGAGCTCTTGTTGTTACAACACCTGAAATATCAGCTGTTAGAGATGCGGATCGAATTATTGGATTGTTAGAAGCTTCTGAAATAAGAAATCCAAAGTTAATTGTAAACCGATTAAAAATTGATATGGTGAAGCGTGGAGATATGATGAATATTGAAGATATGCTTGACATACTCGCTATTGATTTGCTTGGTGTTATCCCAGATGATCCAGAAATCGTCATATCAACCAATAGAGGAGAACCGGTTGTTACAAAGCCAAATTCTTGTGCAGGACAGGCATACAATAATATAGCAAAAAGAATTTGTGGAGAAGATGTTCCATTATTAGATCTGGAAACTCAAGAAGGATTTATTTATAAGCTGAGAAAAATGTTTGGGGTAGCGAAGTAA
- the minE gene encoding cell division topological specificity factor MinE: protein MMDFFKFFTGESKKSKNVAKERLKLVLVHDRADCSQDFLNEIKEDLINVISDYMVIDEDELDIKITRTKRESDEATMPALVANIPIKHMKDRKR from the coding sequence ATCATGGATTTTTTTAAGTTTTTTACGGGAGAAAGTAAAAAAAGTAAGAATGTAGCAAAAGAACGTTTAAAGCTTGTTCTGGTACATGACAGGGCTGACTGCTCACAAGATTTTCTTAATGAGATAAAGGAAGATTTAATTAACGTAATATCGGATTACATGGTAATTGATGAAGATGAGTTAGATATTAAAATTACTCGTACAAAACGCGAATCAGATGAGGCGACCATGCCAGCATTAGTGGCGAACATACCCATAAAGCATATGAAAGACCGAAAACGATAA
- a CDS encoding TIGR03960 family B12-binding radical SAM protein encodes MNLEKLLKKVEKPAQYLGNEFNSVKKEVTKDTLRFAWCFPDLYEIGMSHLGSMIMYHLINEKTEVYCERFYMPAEDMSKQLFDNHLKLFSLETKSMMKEFDLAGFTLQYELSYTNILHMLKLSDIPYLSSDRTEEDPIIMMGGPCAYNPEPIARIADIIVIGEAEEVILDILKTYKNCRNKKKDFLEEVAMVEGVYVPSFYYTETQKENSLLTPVPIHSGVPPKITKRFIKDLDKAYYPQKPLMPHMKTVHDRATIELFRGCIRGCRFCQAGMVYRPVREKSKEKLIGDTNTIIKNTGYEELSLTSLSTSDYSHLNELADELMHDLEKDKIGFSLPSLRLDNMTLEILKQVQRVRKSGLTFAPEAGSQRLRDVINKGIEEEDLIYAVRQAYEAGWSQVKLYFMIGLPTETMKDVEAIFDLVSKLDHEVYHKRKPEHKHPLRISVSVSNFVPKPFTPFQWVAQDSREKLKEKHQFLKEKFKCKKTVQFNYHDSETSFLEGVFARGDRRLSEVLIKAYEKGCRFDGWMEHFDFSKWVQAFEETGIDPEKYTQGIEGFEQALPWDHIDPLISKDFLMKEFERAKVAKKTPHCREQCTACGLHTVEGGGVCP; translated from the coding sequence ATGAATTTGGAAAAATTACTTAAAAAAGTTGAAAAACCAGCTCAGTACTTAGGGAATGAGTTCAATAGCGTAAAGAAAGAAGTAACAAAAGATACGCTTAGATTTGCCTGGTGTTTTCCTGATCTATACGAAATAGGGATGAGTCACTTGGGAAGCATGATTATGTACCACTTGATCAATGAAAAGACAGAAGTCTATTGCGAAAGATTTTACATGCCAGCAGAAGATATGAGTAAACAGTTATTCGATAACCATTTGAAATTGTTTAGCCTTGAAACAAAGTCAATGATGAAAGAATTTGATTTGGCAGGATTTACGCTTCAATATGAGTTAAGCTATACAAATATTTTACACATGCTTAAACTATCGGATATTCCTTATCTTTCTTCAGATAGAACGGAAGAAGATCCGATTATTATGATGGGTGGTCCTTGCGCCTATAATCCTGAACCAATTGCGAGGATCGCTGATATTATTGTAATTGGCGAAGCGGAAGAAGTAATCCTGGATATATTAAAAACATACAAGAATTGTCGAAATAAGAAAAAAGATTTTTTAGAAGAAGTTGCTATGGTAGAAGGGGTGTATGTCCCTTCATTCTATTATACGGAAACACAAAAGGAAAACTCCCTCTTAACACCGGTACCCATTCATTCAGGAGTTCCCCCTAAAATCACCAAAAGATTCATTAAGGACCTTGATAAAGCATATTACCCTCAAAAACCTTTGATGCCACATATGAAGACGGTCCATGACCGTGCAACTATCGAATTGTTCAGGGGTTGTATTAGGGGATGTCGTTTCTGTCAGGCTGGAATGGTCTATAGACCGGTTCGAGAGAAAAGCAAAGAAAAACTAATAGGTGATACAAACACTATTATTAAAAATACTGGTTACGAAGAATTATCATTGACATCGCTAAGCACCAGTGATTATTCTCATTTAAATGAACTGGCGGATGAACTTATGCATGACCTGGAAAAAGATAAGATAGGTTTTTCGTTACCTTCTTTACGGTTGGATAATATGACACTTGAAATCTTAAAACAAGTTCAACGCGTCAGAAAATCAGGACTTACTTTTGCTCCTGAAGCAGGAAGTCAGCGTCTTAGAGATGTTATTAATAAGGGCATAGAGGAAGAGGATTTGATTTATGCGGTTAGACAAGCTTATGAAGCAGGATGGAGTCAGGTAAAGCTCTATTTTATGATCGGACTTCCGACAGAAACGATGAAAGACGTAGAAGCTATTTTTGATCTTGTTTCAAAGTTAGATCATGAAGTGTACCATAAACGCAAACCTGAGCATAAACATCCATTAAGAATCAGTGTTAGCGTTTCGAACTTTGTACCAAAACCATTTACACCATTTCAATGGGTAGCTCAAGATTCGAGGGAGAAGCTGAAAGAAAAACACCAGTTTCTTAAGGAAAAATTCAAATGCAAAAAAACGGTACAATTTAATTATCATGATTCAGAAACTAGTTTTCTAGAAGGTGTTTTTGCAAGAGGTGATCGCCGCCTATCTGAAGTTTTGATTAAAGCGTACGAAAAAGGCTGTAGGTTTGATGGATGGATGGAACATTTTGATTTTTCGAAATGGGTACAAGCTTTTGAGGAAACAGGGATCGATCCGGAAAAATATACTCAAGGAATAGAAGGATTTGAGCAGGCATTGCCTTGGGATCATATTGACCCACTCATATCGAAAGACTTTTTAATGAAAGAATTTGAGAGGGCCAAAGTGGCTAAAAAAACCCCTCATTGTCGAGAGCAATGCACAGCCTGCGGATTACACACCGTCGAAGGGGGTGGGGTATGTCCATGA
- a CDS encoding TIGR03936 family radical SAM-associated protein: MSMIMRTKYSKTGMMKYLSHLDLVRLFERALRRAKIPIAFSQGYNPHPMISFASPLSIGVSSEAEHFDLVLAEPVDENEFTHKMNLVLPNEVCIMKAKFYNEKKLTSLMKESALLTYHIEIRTAEPISTDEIKKSIDVFMDKNDVFITKIIKKNKYKHRKQAKSTKVNIRPLIHSFTIKSITEEGLILSLEIYNSDSGTVKPIIVCENWLQIADLSLDVEDFMIHRKEVMKLNDKGEYEVILK; the protein is encoded by the coding sequence ATGTCCATGATTATGAGAACTAAATATTCAAAAACTGGAATGATGAAATATTTGTCACATCTTGACCTTGTAAGGCTTTTTGAAAGAGCTTTACGTCGGGCGAAAATACCCATTGCCTTTTCACAAGGTTACAACCCACATCCGATGATATCCTTTGCATCCCCTCTGAGTATTGGTGTCAGCAGTGAAGCTGAGCATTTTGACTTAGTACTGGCGGAACCGGTTGATGAAAATGAGTTTACACATAAAATGAATCTGGTATTACCTAATGAAGTATGCATAATGAAGGCGAAATTTTATAACGAAAAAAAACTGACTTCTTTAATGAAAGAATCAGCGTTATTGACTTATCACATAGAAATAAGGACTGCTGAACCTATTTCTACAGATGAAATAAAGAAGTCTATTGATGTTTTTATGGATAAAAACGATGTTTTTATTACCAAAATCATAAAGAAAAACAAATACAAACACAGGAAACAAGCAAAGTCTACTAAGGTGAATATTCGACCACTGATTCATTCCTTTACAATAAAATCCATAACAGAAGAGGGATTGATCCTATCTCTGGAAATTTACAACTCAGATAGTGGAACTGTAAAGCCAATCATTGTTTGTGAAAACTGGTTACAGATAGCAGATTTGTCATTAGATGTTGAAGACTTTATGATTCACCGAAAAGAAGTAATGAAGTTGAATGATAAAGGAGAGTACGAAGTTATTCTTAAGTAG